DNA from Rhodothermales bacterium:
AAGCGCATTGCCCTGGCTCGTGGCGGGCAATCGATCGCTGGCATCTTCGAAGCCGCCCTTACCATCACCCAGAAACAATTGATGGGTCTCGTCCGACTCCGCGACAAAGACAACGTCCATGTTTCCATCCCCATCGAAGTCTGCCGCCCCCACATGTTCGTTGTCGTGACTGACGATCCCAAACGCGTCAGGCTGGTAGCTCAGCTTTCCCGTGCCGTCGTTCATATACAGCCGGTTCACCCCGTGCTCGACGGACACCGCTACATCGAGATGCCCGTCGTTGTTGACGTCGACGAAGACAGAGTGAGAAGAATGCAGGCTCGGCGCAAGGGGCACGTGCGTCGAAGTGGCATCCACGAATAACGACGAGGGTCGTTCGGGAATCGGGGTAAACGCATCCGTGGCGGGGTCGCGCACCGTCAGCTGCTGAGCTTCCGCAAATGGTGTAATCAAAAGGGCAGACAGAGCAAATAAGAGGCTGGTCCAGAGGTGGTGTCTCATCGTGAGCTTTACCCGTTTAGGTAGAATGGTGAATGAGCGGCATCTTTCACGTATCGGGTTCCGACCCCGCTTACCTGATCGACCGCGCGGCCTCGGGCAGCGCGAACGCTATGATCGAGTCGCCGTGCTTTGTACCCAGTTTCCCTCCGCCGCCGGCCGCGATCACGACGAACTGTTTGCCGTCGATCATGTACACACTCGGCGTCGCGTAGCCGCCGGCCGGCAACTGGTACTCCCAAACGACCCTGCCGGTATGCTTATCGAAGGCGCGGATTTTCTCGTCGGCGGTGGCCGCTATAAAGATCACATCGCCGGCCGTCACGACCGGGCCGCCGAAGTTCTTGGACCCCGTGTTGCGGATCCCTTTCGCGACCAGTTCGGGGTATTCACCGAGAGGGACTTTCCAGAGAATCTCGCCTTTCGCCAGGTCCACGGCGCTGAGCGTCCCCCACGGGGGCGCGATCGCCGGATACCCGTTCTGATCTACGAAGAAGGGAGCGATGTTGGCGTAACGCGGGCTCTTGCCTGTGCCTCCATCGCTGGTTGTGACCGCTGCCGTTTGTTCGGACGCCTTTACCCCTCCGGCCGGCTCCGATTCCTGAACCGCGCTCTTCAGGAAAGCCGTGAGGTCGCTTACCTGCCCATCCGCGAGCTGGGGGAAGGGCGGCATCATGTTGCGGCCGTGACGGATAACGGTCACCATCGAGTCGTTGCTTATGGCGAGGTTCGTAAGCGGAGGGTGGGCCGGCGGATTGCCCTCTCGGTTGAGCCCATGGCATGCCGTGCAGTTCTGGTCGTACAACGCCCTACCACGATCGACGGGCGAACTACTTGCGACGTCCACGTCCGTTAAGGGCTTCAGCGTATGGATGGTGGGCGCTTCGTTGGCATTGACAAACATCACGTTGGTCCGAGGGTCGAAGGCAGCGCCTCCCCACTCCACACCTCCCTGGTGGCCGGGCAGCGTGATGACGCCTTTCAGTGACGCGGGTGTGTACAACCCCCCGGTCTCGTATTTCCTGAACTCGTTCAGGACGTACGCATGGGTCTCCGGGTCAATATTGCTCAGCTCTGATTCCGTCAGGTGCGTCCGAACCAGAGGCGGCGGCCTGAGAGGAAACGGCTGGGTCGGCCATGCTTCCTCACCCGGCACCGTCGAGGCCGGCACGGGGAGTTCGACAACCGGGAAAACAGGCTCCCCCGTGTCCCGGTCCAGGACGAACGTCAAGCCCTGCTTCGTCAGCTGTACGACGATATCTCTGGGCGTGTCGCCGGAGTTCACCGTCGCAAGGATGGGCGCGGGAGGACTGTCGTAGTCAAAGATGTCGTGGTGGATGGTCTGGTAGTGCCACTTCCGCTCTCCGGTGGTGGCGTCCAGGGCCACCACGCTGTTGGCAAAGAGGTTAGCCCCTTTCCGCGTGCCGCCGTAGATAAAATCGCCCGCCGCCGACCCGGTAGCGAAGAACACCCAGCCCCTCTTGTCATCAACGGTCAGGCCGCCCCACGGGTTGGCGCCGCCGTACATCTCCCCTTCCTCCCATTCCCACGTATCGTACCCGAACTCGCCCTTTACGGGTACCGTGTGGAAGATCCACTTGAACTCACCGGTTTCCATGTCGTAGGCACGCACATCGCCTGGTGTTGAATCGTGCTCCTCCGGTACGCGGGAGCCGACGATGAGGAAGTTTTTGTACGCGATGCCGGGGGTCGTCACCTCGATGGATGCCAACTCAGGTGCAATGGGAAGATTCTTGCGCAGATCAATAAACCCCCCTTCCCCGAACGACTCTATGAGTGCACCCGTCCTGGCGTCCAGCGCATAAACCCTGTCCTTCACGAAGTTCAAGATCCTTTTCTTCCCCCCACTGGCGCCTTCCCAGTAGACCAGGCCACGGTTGCGGCCGTGAAATACTCGCTCCGAGTTGATGTACTTCGAAGGCACAAATTTCCAGACCTCCTCTCCCGTCGCCGCATTCAATGCAATGGCGTTGATTTCGGGCGTGGTAAAATACAGTAACCCGTCCACTATGATAGGGTTGCTGTACATCCCAGGGCCCACCGGATTGCCGTGTTTGTATTCCCAGGCCTTCTCCAGTTTATTGACATTGCCGAGGTTGATTTGCGAGAGCTCGGAGTACTGTATGGCCGTCTTGTCCCCCCGGTAAATTGCCCAATCGCGGAAGTTATTGAGCCGGTCCTCCCACTCCGGCTCGGGTGGCGCCGTACGATTATCCGAGGGTATCAGGTCGTTGGCGTCAATCCCGTACACAAACAGCGACAGAGCCAACGTGCCTCCGAGGAGCGCGACAGCGGGAATGCGGCGATGTCTCATGGTAGTACGAAGCCCGTGTAGGTTAAACGCGTAGAAAATCGGCTGCTTTGGTCAATTCGACGTGGCATACTCCGTCCATGCGCGCGATAGCTCGATGTGGTCCAGGTTGCCGGTGTAAGCCAACAGACGGTACCGGAAGGTTTTCGCCTCACCCCTGGCGAGCTTCCAATCCCCCATGATCTGCAGCGACGGCCCCACTCCCAACTCGCCGTCGACACGCCAGGAAATGGGGAAGCCGGCATTCTTGGGGTGATCGAAGAAGGCTATGTGCGCCGGGTCGTTGCGCCCCTCCACCCGTATGCCCACATCGGTCCAGATCGCACGCTGAGCCTCGGCCTCGTTATTTCGCTGACCCGCCGCGTTAACCACCTCGCCTACAGACTGCTCGTGCCAGGGCATGCGGAGGAACAGCCCTCCGACGAAGAACTTGCCAAATGTGATGTCGGTCTTGGCCTCGCCTACCCATGCGAGATCGAGAACGTACCTGCCGTGCACTTCCCGCATGGCCCATGTCTGTGTTTCGGTAAGCGTGGTGTTTCCGTTCTCGTCCAGAAGATCGTATACCGTCTGCCACTTAACCTGCTCACCCGTGCCCACGAGCACGCCGGCCGAAACGCGGCGGTAGTAGTCACTCTGAGACCGGCCCTCGATGCAGCAGGCCATGAAGTAGTCTCGGCCATTCACCAACTTCAGGCCCCAGTACAGGCCCGTTTGGTGCCTGTGATGTGCCGGCCTGTACTCCGTGAGTACGCCTCGCCCATCCGGAGCCACTATCGGGTGAATGTAGGGACGTGCATCCTCCTGAGCGACCTGGGTAAGGATAGCCTGCGCCTCTCCATAACGAAAGATAGAAATGGTGCCGGCCTCCTGATCATGCTGGATGCACAGTGATCCAGGAACACCCGCTCCCGGTGGTGTGCAATCCGCAGAGCCCGGGTCGCCTAGCCCGGCGCTGGCAAGGCCTGCAAGAAGTAGAGCGACGCTCGCTAGCCGCATCTTAGTCGACCTCCTTGATCTTGATGCTTCGATAGGACATGTCATCCGCCACGGGACGGATCAGGATATTCCACCTGACGCCCTCATCCGAATTTCGCTGGTACTCCAGGATGTGAGCCCCGTTGAGCCAGTACTCCGTTCGACCATTGGACATCATCCGTATGACCGCGCGATTCCAACGATCCGGTATCGCCTTCTTGGATGCCAGGTGACAGAAGGTAAGCGCATCGCCACCCTCGCCTGACCCAGGCACATTTGACCCAGCCTCTGCATAACCGAGGCCGCAGACGGCGTCATCCGTTGCGGACATGAACTCAAATTTCAGCTCAAACGGCACGGACGGGGCGTTGGTGACGAGCTGCTGGTCACTGGGAGCATCCGGGGTGCCTGAAGCGCCGACGGAGATGGCGCCGTCAACGATCTCGAAGCCGGCGTTTGTGTCCCCCGTCCATCCATCCAGGCTCTTACCATCCCATAGCAGCCGGTAGCCGTTCTCCTTCTCCTGCGGAGAGAGGTTGTTGGGGATCAGGTTCGTCACGAACAGGTCGTCAAACGGCGAAGGCTGCAGGTCCGTTGTTTTGATCCGGAAGTTTCGCCACCTGATCTGCCTGGCTCCTTCCGGGTCGATGTTGGGCTGGTTGGCGTGTAATTGCAGGCCGATGAAGCCCCTCGTGGTCAGATTGTCTTCCAGGTTGGCCGTGGGAATACCGTTCACCCAGACCCGGTTGGTGGTGCCGATGGCCTCGATTCGGTAGCTATTCCATTGATTGTTGACGAACGCCCTCTTGGATTCAGGATGTATGTCCGTCGTGACAAGCCATCCCCTCCGCGCTTCGTCATAGATACTGCCGCTCCACTTTTGCGGCTTGGTATCTATTTCCGCCTGGTAACCGTGAACCCTTCCTTCCTGGTATCCATCGTGGCTGAGGCTCCGAAATTGGACACCAGAGTTATTCATCAGCAGGTCCGACCTGACTTCGAATTCCAGGATAAAGTCGCCGAACTCTTCCTCGGTGACCAGGAATCCGTTCGGCTCACCCGGAACGGTCGTCCCGACGATTGCTCCGTCCTTGGCCTCGAAGATGTGTGCGCCGTTCAGCTGCTTCCATCCCGTCAGATCCTCTCCGTTAAAAAGGCTTCTCCATCCGCTACTCGCCCCGTTAGTCATGTCCTGCGCCCTGGTAGTGGATGCAGAGATGAGCAGGCTCATGGCAAGTGCAATGGAGGCGTAGGATTGTCGCGCTGGTCTCATGTCGAATCTCTACTCGTTTTCACACATTGTTGTGAAGCGGTGCCGCTCCGAACGCGAGCGGAGTGTCGATCTGGGTAAGGGTGTTCGGAAGTGTGGCCATGACCATGGTTTCGCACTGCTGGCTTCGCCTGTCACTCATCGCTGAGCTACACCATCTACATTATAGTAACACGACCTTCTCGACACGCTCAAAAACCTCCTCCAGAAGTTCTTCCGTTATCTCGATCTCGCCCTTATCCTCCATCTGGGCGAGGACCTGAACCGGACCCGCGATAAATGCATAGTTCACATATCGCATTAAAGTCCCTTCAAATCGTTCCAATAAGCCCGGAAAGCAAGCCCTGATCATTTCGGCTTCCATGGCATCCTTCCGAGCTTCCATCTCTGGTCTAAGAACAGACGATATTTCACACTGTATCTTGACGGTAGCAGCATCACGATGATTGAAATACCATCTCGCAAAGCCAAACCAGTACGCTCGCAGACGCTCTTTCGGCGAATCCGCCAGACCCATATTGGCCTTACAAGATCCAACAAACTCGGCTACAATCTCCACGTAGAGCTCGTTGAGGAGCTGCTCTTTGGTCTCGAAATAAACGAAGAGCGTCCCATTCGCGACCCCAGCCTTCCGCGCGATGGCTGCAGTCGACACACTTTGTAGACCATTACGGGCAAACAATTCGGTCGCAGCTATGAGGAGTGCGGCTCGTTTATCTGTAACACCGTTCCGTGAGCGAGTAAGGGCTGTGGAGAGGTCTTCCAT
Protein-coding regions in this window:
- a CDS encoding PQQ-binding-like beta-propeller repeat protein — encoded protein: MRHRRIPAVALLGGTLALSLFVYGIDANDLIPSDNRTAPPEPEWEDRLNNFRDWAIYRGDKTAIQYSELSQINLGNVNKLEKAWEYKHGNPVGPGMYSNPIIVDGLLYFTTPEINAIALNAATGEEVWKFVPSKYINSERVFHGRNRGLVYWEGASGGKKRILNFVKDRVYALDARTGALIESFGEGGFIDLRKNLPIAPELASIEVTTPGIAYKNFLIVGSRVPEEHDSTPGDVRAYDMETGEFKWIFHTVPVKGEFGYDTWEWEEGEMYGGANPWGGLTVDDKRGWVFFATGSAAGDFIYGGTRKGANLFANSVVALDATTGERKWHYQTIHHDIFDYDSPPAPILATVNSGDTPRDIVVQLTKQGLTFVLDRDTGEPVFPVVELPVPASTVPGEEAWPTQPFPLRPPPLVRTHLTESELSNIDPETHAYVLNEFRKYETGGLYTPASLKGVITLPGHQGGVEWGGAAFDPRTNVMFVNANEAPTIHTLKPLTDVDVASSSPVDRGRALYDQNCTACHGLNREGNPPAHPPLTNLAISNDSMVTVIRHGRNMMPPFPQLADGQVSDLTAFLKSAVQESEPAGGVKASEQTAAVTTSDGGTGKSPRYANIAPFFVDQNGYPAIAPPWGTLSAVDLAKGEILWKVPLGEYPELVAKGIRNTGSKNFGGPVVTAGDVIFIAATADEKIRAFDKHTGRVVWEYQLPAGGYATPSVYMIDGKQFVVIAAGGGGKLGTKHGDSIIAFALPEAARSIR
- a CDS encoding DUF6807 family protein: MAPDGRGVLTEYRPAHHRHQTGLYWGLKLVNGRDYFMACCIEGRSQSDYYRRVSAGVLVGTGEQVKWQTVYDLLDENGNTTLTETQTWAMREVHGRYVLDLAWVGEAKTDITFGKFFVGGLFLRMPWHEQSVGEVVNAAGQRNNEAEAQRAIWTDVGIRVEGRNDPAHIAFFDHPKNAGFPISWRVDGELGVGPSLQIMGDWKLARGEAKTFRYRLLAYTGNLDHIELSRAWTEYATSN
- a CDS encoding family 16 glycoside hydrolase, whose amino-acid sequence is MSLLISASTTRAQDMTNGASSGWRSLFNGEDLTGWKQLNGAHIFEAKDGAIVGTTVPGEPNGFLVTEEEFGDFILEFEVRSDLLMNNSGVQFRSLSHDGYQEGRVHGYQAEIDTKPQKWSGSIYDEARRGWLVTTDIHPESKRAFVNNQWNSYRIEAIGTTNRVWVNGIPTANLEDNLTTRGFIGLQLHANQPNIDPEGARQIRWRNFRIKTTDLQPSPFDDLFVTNLIPNNLSPQEKENGYRLLWDGKSLDGWTGDTNAGFEIVDGAISVGASGTPDAPSDQQLVTNAPSVPFELKFEFMSATDDAVCGLGYAEAGSNVPGSGEGGDALTFCHLASKKAIPDRWNRAVIRMMSNGRTEYWLNGAHILEYQRNSDEGVRWNILIRPVADDMSYRSIKIKEVD
- a CDS encoding TetR/AcrR family transcriptional regulator, whose amino-acid sequence is MEDLSTALTRSRNGVTDKRAALLIAATELFARNGLQSVSTAAIARKAGVANGTLFVYFETKEQLLNELYVEIVAEFVGSCKANMGLADSPKERLRAYWFGFARWYFNHRDAATVKIQCEISSVLRPEMEARKDAMEAEMIRACFPGLLERFEGTLMRYVNYAFIAGPVQVLAQMEDKGEIEITEELLEEVFERVEKVVLL